The Ciona intestinalis unplaced genomic scaffold, KH HT000654.1, whole genome shotgun sequence genome includes the window TTCCGGTTTCTGTTATATGATGACATCATTCTATCACTAACACAACGAGCATTTGCTGGTTAGTGACAGAGACGTGTTTGTGACAGACAGCAACGATATTCATGCAAACGCCACGCATAGGTTGTTTAATCTGCTGAGATGATTAATAGCTAGAATAGTTGATTATAGGCTATGTTTTATTGTGCACTTGTGGCGCATTGTTCTTAGCCTATTATACTGGTTGTTACTTGTTATCAGTTCATagtttgcattttaaacaggTAGACTGTCTACTgctaatttttagtttaaaatattttagtttaaaatggcTTCACCATCTGACTTTCTTTCATTGAATGCAAGTCCAGCAAGAATAAAGAAAGGAAAGTTATTTAAGAATGGAAAGGTTTTTCGTCGTGGCATGTCTCTTCACGGCCCTTTACCAGTTTGTACATTTGGCCCAAAAGCATCAACTTGCCCTGATGTTTCACCAAGAGAATACGAAATGGATCCAAATGATCAGAAGCTAAAGTGGTCTAAACCACCTGAGTCAGTGCTTGTAATTAAACGACTTGACACTGAAACtaacaaacagtttgtttCTCTTGTAACCTGGCTCATgacaacattaaaaatgattgtttttgttgaatcAAAGCTGCTTGATGATACCAACCTTAAAGGAATGCAGGATTTCTTTCCAGTGTATAAAAAACTCAAGACAAATTACTCAACAAATGACATTGATATGGTTATTTGCCTTGGGGGCGATGGAACACTTTTATATGCGGCGTCATTGTTTCAATCCAGCATGCCTCCTGTGATAGCATTTCACTCTGGCTCATTGGGCTTTATAACATCCCATAAGTTTGAAAACTATCAGGACACAATTCAAAATGTACGTTCAGGAAATGCAATTTTAATGCTGAGAAGCAGGCTTCGCTGTTGCATTTACAGGTAGAAATTGAGCTAGCTTTGTTGTAGCAACCTTTATTATAACAAGCTTTATCCTTTTTTTCAGGGAATCTGTTAATGGAAGTTTAAATGATGGCATGGAAGGAAAAGAGACTCACAATGACAAACCTAATTCATACCTTTGTCTTAATGAAGTGGTTGTGAATAGAGGCCAGAGTCAATATTTGTGTAATATCGACTTGTTTTTAGAAGGCCGACGAATCACTTCTGTGCAGGGtgatggtttaataatttccACACCAACAGGAAGCACAGCATATGCTGTTGCAGCTGGTGCTTCAATGGTTCACCCAAATGTCCCAGCTATTATGGTTACCCCAATCTGTCCTCATTCATTGTCCTTTAGGCCAATAATAGTTCCAGCAGGAGCTGAATTAAAGTTTACAGTGTCTGATAATGCTCGGGGTCCTGCTTCTGTATCCTTTGATGGTAGACCGAGTATTGATATAATGAAAGGTGACTTTGTAACGGTACGCACTTCAGTGCATCCTACACCATGTGTTTGCAGATCAAACCCTTTTGATGACTGGTTTGATTCTCTAAGTGAGTGTCTTCATTGGAATTCCAGAAGAATACAAAAAGATATAATTTAACTGCCTTTGACAAAACCATACAAGCATATGCAATGTTccattgattttaatatatacgTAGGCTTTTTACTTCAATCAAATGCACTTTTTACAATGGCCATGCCATGACtgactaaaatattttttgagtaTTTTATGCAATGAAAAATAGATACAGTTGTAATTAAATCTCGTTTATTGCATTAACAGTTgcaaaaatatatctttttcaTCGACTGCTATATATTCTTTTGCAAGAAATAATCATAATTATTAGCTAAAGGAAGAAATAAACCTATTCCATTAACTTTCTGGTGCATTTATAGACAAAACAAACGAGGTGAGGATTGCCAACTCATCTTTGTTTGGATTGGTGAAGACTCTAGTTGTGAATGCGAGCATTTTTAAGCGTGGCTAGTGGCAAGGTTTACAAAACAGCAAATTCATTCGTCGTTTTTAAGCTGCTTTCTTCCGGATCTCGTCCTTTCTGCCCAAGATCTTTCATCATTGTATTCAGCGAGTAATTCTGCATCCTGTTCATTCACTGTTTCAAATGAATTAGATGCTGGTTTTAGTAATTCTGCTTTGGCTAAGTCAACAAGAGTGTCAAATGGATCACTTGGTTTTGGTGGTGGAGTTTCAAGTCTTCTTTTACTCGCTGTTTTGCAATTAACTACTTTTTCTTGACTTGTCAAGCAGTTGGTCACATTCGTTGAACATGGTTTGATTGTACAAGGGGAAGAACTTTCacttttattctttaaatgttggATAAGTTGTTGAGCTTTAGATTCATGATCCATAGGTTCCTCTTCTGTTGAATCTGACGAACAACTTTCAGTTTCTTCTGtcaaaagtttaatttctttcctctcttaaaaaataaaaacattttaatttaagccTATACCAATAATAATGGATGattcatatttttcttttctcattcagaaaaaaggaaaaagttgCCATGGTTAAAGAATATCTTTCATTTGTATCATCCTTTTTTTGGCTTGTtcttattttcaaataaatttttatttttattttaacatatgcGCGTATTTGTGACTAAGTAAGTATTTAAGTATTAATTTTGTCTGATTTTCAACAGAGcaaaattcattaaatttgCACATTGATAATGACCTTGCAACTCCCTGAGTCTTGTTTTTAACGAACTTTGTTCATGATATGCCAATTGAAGCATATCCTCTGTGTGAGTACACAACTTTGCACAATCATCTAATGATTTCACAACTTTACTTCCTGCAGTTCTAAAATTGAACAAATcagaaattaatattaatcattaATCAAGTTGTAAATCTGTAACAACCAAGTATGCTCACCTAACTGTTTCTACGATAAAGAACGAGTTGTTTGGTGCCAAATCAAGTTTAAGTTGATCAATAGCTTTCATCACATCTGGTAACTTTCTTTGTTGGTAAATGGACGGGTACGGTTTGTATGAACCACAGACTGCAGCTTTTAAGTTTACTATTTCAACTTTGCAAGACACGAATTttcttcaaataaaataaacaaatgttattttttatcaatgaTTGTCACACATTTATCgtcacatggtggggcaacaacagtcaatgTTACATGTGTGGATGTGGGTCTAATTTAACAACCACTTGACAACCGGAACAATGTCTGTAAACTGTGCTACTGAAGAAAACCTATATAGTAAATTGGAAGCAgcgtttaataattctttaagcagcgtttaataattctttggtCACAATGTGAGCGCTCACTTGAAGGTTGTGAACATATTCTTGATATTTACCTATGTTCATCGAGTATAAACGGTGATATCTTCCATGTGTAAGTAGATAAGTTTTCAACCCACGTTTCTTGTACAAGCAAAGTAACAACTTGCGATGCCTTCATACCATCAACTTGACTTCTTTCCATCAACTTACGATGCACTGACtaacaaagcaaaataaatattacattaaattaatctattaaataaaaaatagtaaaactgacacaaaacacaaaaaaaattatataataaaaaataatgtaatcaTAGAAATATGATATAATATTACCACACAAgacaaataaatgtttgtCATATTCTGATACAACATTTACCTTTTCCTTTACAGTGAGTTTCATGTTTGGCCTTCTACAGAATTTAAACCAACCATAACAACGTGATGAATCCTCATTAGCTCTTTTAGGCAGCGTAGTTGTAGGGAGCTGTGTTACAGTGTGCAGTGCTAAACAAAAagcaattatatatatatagtttttttttccttaCAGTAAACTTTTGCAACAGTCTACTTTCCGCAGTTGTAGTACATGGAAATTATGCTttacattctgttttattatacaGCCATAAAACATCATATTTTAAGATTACAAACTGATAGACA containing:
- the LOC100181174 gene encoding NAD kinase-like, producing MASPSDFLSLNASPARIKKGKLFKNGKVFRRGMSLHGPLPVCTFGPKASTCPDVSPREYEMDPNDQKLKWSKPPESVLVIKRLDTETNKQFVSLVTWLMTTLKMIVFVESKLLDDTNLKGMQDFFPVYKKLKTNYSTNDIDMVICLGGDGTLLYAASLFQSSMPPVIAFHSGSLGFITSHKFENYQDTIQNVRSGNAILMLRSRLRCCIYRESVNGSLNDGMEGKETHNDKPNSYLCLNEVVVNRGQSQYLCNIDLFLEGRRITSVQGDGLIISTPTGSTAYAVAAGASMVHPNVPAIMVTPICPHSLSFRPIIVPAGAELKFTVSDNARGPASVSFDGRPSIDIMKGDFVTVRTSVHPTPCVCRSNPFDDWFDSLSECLHWNSRRIQKDII
- the LOC100183524 gene encoding uncharacterized protein LOC100183524 yields the protein MKIKITSPCMAMILYEAAKSSGQTEGGLLGETAHETTTSITDSVVSTKTEEVLSLHTVTQLPTTTLPKRANEDSSRCYGWFKFCRRPNMKLTVKEKSVHRKLMERSQVDGMKASQVVTLLVQETWVENLSTYTWKISPFILDEHRKFVSCKVEIVNLKAAVCGSYKPYPSIYQQRKLPDVMKAIDQLKLDLAPNNSFFIVETVRTAGSKVVKSLDDCAKLCTHTEDMLQLAYHEQSSLKTRLRELQERKEIKLLTEETESCSSDSTEEEPMDHESKAQQLIQHLKNKSESSSPCTIKPCSTNVTNCLTSQEKVVNCKTASKRRLETPPPKPSDPFDTLVDLAKAELLKPASNSFETVNEQDAELLAEYNDERSWAERTRSGRKQLKNDE